From Vigna unguiculata cultivar IT97K-499-35 chromosome 5, ASM411807v1, whole genome shotgun sequence, the proteins below share one genomic window:
- the LOC114186362 gene encoding receptor-like protein 56, whose amino-acid sequence MKKISVFTFWLILVLLGVLCCEGCWKHEKEALANINSVYFDNNLPWVDTTDCCKWDRVECNSTTGRVVKLDLSYGSDYHHGYWILNYSHFLVFEDLKNLNLSSNDIYSCVETEALGLNNLEVLDLSNNSGTHNILSCVLESSSLKVLYLQFNNFDATSYQGLFSMLVNLEVLDLTMCEFSDDDIASALSALPSLKSLNLESCTQLNWRPLHSFSKLRTLEILYLTTVELDDSNLRSSEKEEFAWPSNLQFLGLSRNSFSKKVFSSLSGLRHLKSLDISGNDLEGSLNISGLTSSNLETLDFSRNHITNFVENQDWSGLKMLKELNISYNKFKGPLQPYFADFSSLRKLDLSNNHFTGNIGSSLASLTSLEYLGFEGNQFEVPVSFTPFFNHSNLKFIYGNGNKVILDSHSSMKKWVPKFQLQVLSLSSTTESHSLPIPSFLHYQYNLTLLDFTGCRLEGEFPKWLLENNTKMTYLVLKNCSFTQFQVPSHPHLHLAEMIVSHNAISGQIMRHNISSFFPNLEILDMSENAISGSVPREFGLMKLLQTLDLSSNHLSGEIPHELINMSSLKTLDLSDNQLTKVTFGVGHRYTGSISSLDISNNQLVGKIPSLIKNMSGLEHLSMSNNHFEGSIPQEFAELKNLIYLDLSQNNLTGEIPPFVSSSVKSIHLNNNHLTGLSKRTFRGGSSLELLELSHNEVTHNIEDMVEDIIFIDLKILLVKGNHFNGDIPSQLCKLKGLTILDFSHNNLTGVIPRCLGRMPFYNEDPEELRRLFYGIIRNTPNSRFDRQIPNVEETANFTTKGRTDTYMGSILAYMSAIDLSHNKLKGNIPSELGNLKRIQSLDLSHNDLTGKIPTTFSKLRQTESLDLSFNKLSGQIPSQLSELTFLSSFNVSYNNLSGAIERRGQFLTFEESCFRGNPLLCGPPLARSCNPEPDIFPSDSDNGNSGSWLDKFVFCVTFAVSYASFLLVTAAALYINPYWRQLSFYYAELVSLNCYYFVEDNMCKFCNLGTV is encoded by the exons ATGAAGAAGATTAGTGTCTTCACTTTTTGGTTGATTTTGGTTTTGCTGGGAGTGTTGTGTTGTGAAGGGTGTTGGAAGCATGAGAAAGAAGCTCTTGCTAATATCAACAGTGTCTACTTCGACAACAATTTACCTTGGGTAGACACCACTGACTGTTGCAAATGGGACAGGGTCGAGTGTAACTCCACCACAGGGCGAGTGGTGAAACTTGATCTTTCTTATGGAAGTGATTATCATCATGGATATTGGATTCTCAATTACTCCCATTTTCTTGTGTTTGAAGACTTGAAGAATCTCAACTTGTCAAGCAATGACATATATAGCTGCGTTGAAACCGAAG CATTAGGACTAAATAATCTCGAGGTCCTCGATTTGAGTAATAATTCTGGCACCCACAATATCTTATCATGCGTGCTTGAGTCTTCATCTCTTAAGGTTCTATACTTACAATTCAACAATTTCGATGCAACTTCATACCAAG GTTTATTCTCCATGTTGGTAAATCTTGAGGTTCTTGACCTGACCATGTGCGAATTCAGCGACGATGACATTGCATCTGCTTTGAGTGCCCTTCCATCTCTCAAGTCTTTAAATTTAGAATCTTGTACTCAATTGAATTGGAGACCACTTCATA GTTTTTCAAAACTGAGGACATTGGAGATCCTTTACTTGACTACGGTGGAGTTGGATGACAGTAACTTAAGGTCTTCAG aaaaagaagaattcgCATGGCCATCCAATCTGCAATTCCTTGGATTAAGTAGAAATAGTTTCAgtaaaaaagtcttttcttctCTAAGCGGGCTTAGACATCTCAAATCTCTTGATATAAGCGGAAACGATTTGGAAGGATCTTTAAATATTAGTG GATTGACATCAAGCAATTTGGAAACTCTTGATTTCAGTCGGAATCATATCACCAATTTTGTTGAAAACCAAG ATTGGTCTGGGCTTAAGATGCTGAAGGAGTTAAACATAAGCTATAATAAATTCAAGGGGCCACTTCAACCATATTTTGCTGACTTCTCATCCCTTAGGAAGTTGGATCTTTCTAATAATCACTTTACTGGTAACATTGGTTCTAGCCTTGCAAGTCTTACATCCCTAGAATATCTTGGTTTTGAAGGAAACCAATTTGAAGTCCCTGTTTCATTCACACCATTTTTCAATCATTCAAATCTTAAGTTCATCTATGGCAATGGGAACAAAGTCATACTGGACTCACACTCTTCTATGAAAAAATGGGTTCCGAAATTTCAATTGCAAGTGCTCAGTTTGTCTTCAACGACTGAGTCCCATTCTCTCCCTATTCCAAGCTTCCTTCATTACCAATACAATTTGACTCTTCTGGATTTCACTGGATGTAGACTAGAGGGAGAATTTCCAAAATGGTTGTtggaaaacaacacaaaaatgaCATACCTTGTTCTTAAAAATTGTTCCTTCACTCAATTCCAGGTACCATCTCATCCCCATCTCCACCTTGCAGAAATGATTGTATCCCACAATGCAATATCAGGTCAAATCATGAGGCACAATATCAGTTCATTTTTCCcaaatttggaaattttagaCATGTCTGAAAATGCAATCAGTGGTTCAGTTCCTCGTGAATTTGGCCTAATGAAGTTACTGCAAACACTGGATCTCTCAAGCAATCATTTATCGGGAGAAATTCCGCATGAGCTAATCAACATGAGTTCATTGAAGACATTGGATCTTTCTGATAATCAGTTAACAAAGGTCACATTTGGAGTTGGTCACAGGTACACAGGAAGCATCAGTTCATTGGACATAAGCAATAACCAATTGGTGGGAAAAATTCCAAGCCTCATTAAAAATATGTCAGGATTGGAGCATCTTAGTATGTCCAATAATCATTTTGAAGGATCTATTCCGCAGGAATTTGCAGAACTTAAAAATCTAATATATCTAGATCTCTCCCAAAATAATCTGACTGGTGAAATTCCACCTTTTGTAAGTTCTTCAGTTAAGAGTATCCATTTGAACAACAATCATTTAACAGGACTGTCCAAAAGAACGTTCCGTGGAGGCTCTTCCTTGGAGTTGCTAGAACTTAGCCACAATGAAGTAACCCATAACATTGAAGACATGGTAGAAGACATTATTTTTATAGATTTGAAGATTCTTCTTGTGAAAGGTAATCACTTCAATGGGGATATACCGAGTCAGTTATGCAAGTTGAAAGGTTTAACCATACTAGACTTTTCTCACAACAATTTAACTGGTGTGATACCCAGATGCTTGGGTAGAATGCCTTTCTACAATGAAGACCCTGAGGAGCTACGTAGATTGTTTTATGGCATCATTCGTAATACGCCCAATTCTAGATTTGACAGACAGATACCAAATGTGGAAGAGACAGCAAATTTCACTACAAAGGGGAGAACTGACACTTACATGGGGAGTATCCTTGCTTACATGTCTGCAATTGACTTATCTCACAATAAACTTAAGGGCAATATCCCATCTGAGCTTGGAAACTTGAAAAGAATACAATCATTGGATTTGTCACATAATGATTTGACGGGGAAAATTCCTACTACATTCTCCAAGTTGCGACAAACAGAGAGTTTGGATCTTTCATTTAACAAGTTGAGTGGCCAAATTCCTTCACAGTTGAGTGAATTAACCTTTCTTTCTTCATTCAATGTATCTTACAATAACTTGTCTGGTGCAATTGAGAGAAGAGGACAATTTCTGACATTTGAAGAAAGCTGCTTCAGGGGTAATCCATTACTCTGTGGACCTCCACTAGCAAGAAGTTGCAATCCTGAGCCTGATATTTTCCCGAGTGACTCCGACAACGGAAACAGTGGCAGTTGGTTGGACAAGTTCGTTTTTTGTGTGACATTTGCCGTGTCATACGCATCATTTTTGTTGGTAACTGCAGCGGCTTTGTACATTAATCCTTACTGGAGGCAATTATCCTTTTACTATGCAGAACTGGTGAGCCTGAATTGCTACTACTTTGTCGAGGACAACATGTGCAAGTTTTGTAATCTTGGAACTGTGTAA
- the LOC114183964 gene encoding uncharacterized protein LOC114183964, giving the protein MAGKQSKVRKPEVFGKGKVTPNQIAFIVDRYLCDNNFSSTRSSFRTEASSLIANSPIHEAPKSLLTLGEMLDEYICLKEQKVMLDQERVVVEQEKKRVQMLLQGMQNVMTAYNASGNLSAAAPAAKSTVAAITQPTYTLKSQPGIHTSVQSKSNTLPLPQSSNSNARSGNISTQTLTVSDRKRKDTKAVDDPLTAKKPRGRSSNRKIVVQGQTALQQSDNAVNTMVAQPSAIQSSPENCIPRESQPQGSNVAKCLFNQSTSSVPSNSPVPKTPPRTKSSHSDTQISPAEISSVAVTPSRCTVISTKRVMVSPAKQMAYIEMSRCISPVKTNSEKINKRDHVRSRLNFDAADMPGSSYNPLSNEISTSESEKELDIFDIDFPNFDALGMDFSFTEMLNDLDFSCEGIDFSCHPTPSPSMDNASGSSHECNDNHATPEFSTVAEVLCEKDIKILGPDCLSAMKSVTKSITVISPEKNHQQSVDKEIVHKK; this is encoded by the exons ATGGCGGGGAAGCAATCCAAAGTCAGAAAGCCGGAGGTGTTTGGGAAGGGAAAGGTCACGCCTAATCAGATTGCTTTCATCGTTGACAGATACCTCTGCGACAACAATTTCTCTTCTACTCGCTCTTCCTTCAGAACCGAAGCTTCTTCTCTCATCGCCAATTCACCCATTCACGAG GCACCGAAGTCTTTGCTGACTTTGGGGGAGATGCTGGATGAGTATATCTGCCTGAAGGAGCAGAAAGTGATGTTGGATCAGGAGCGGGTTGTTGTAGAGCAAGAGAAGAAACGGGTTCAGATGTTGTTGCAAGGCATGCAGAATGTAATGACTGCTTACAATGCTAGTGGAAACCTCTCTGCTGCAGCGCCTGCTGCAAAATCTACAGTTGCAGCTATTACTCAACCCACATATACTCTCAAATCTCAACCAG GAATCCACACTTCTGTCCAAAGCAAATCGAACACGTTGCCACTGCCTCAATCTAGCAATTCTAATGCTCGGAGTGGAAACATCTCAACACAAACACTGACTGTATCTGACAGAAAGAGAAAGGATACCAAAGCTGTGGATGATCCATTGACTGCTAAAAAACCTCGTGGTAGATCATCCAATAGGAAAATTGTTGTCCAAG GTCAAACTGCTCTGCAACAATCTGATAATGCTGTCAATACAATGGTAGCTCAGCCTTCTGCCATTCAATCTTCACCTGAGAACTGCATACCCAGGGAGTCACAACCCCAGGGATCCAATGTTGCTAAATGTTTATTCAACCAATCTACATCTTCTGTTCCAAGTAATTCACCAGTTCCAAAGACACCTCCTAGAACAAAATCTTCTCACAGTGATACACAAATATCTCCTGCTGAGATTTCTTCAGTAGCGGTTACACCCAGTCGATGCACTGTGATTTCAACAAAGAGAGTTATGGTCAGCCCTGCAAAACAGATGGCTTACATAGAAATGAGTCGTTGTATTTCTCCTGTCAAGACAAATTCAGAGAAGATAAATAAGAGGGATCATGTTAGAAGCAGGTTGAACTTTGATGCTGCTGATATGCCTGGGAGCTCGTACAATCCATTGTCCAATGAGATTTCTACATCCGAGTCTGAAAAGGAACTGGACATATTTGACATTGATTTTCCTAATTTTGATGCCTTAGGGATGGACTTCTCCTTCACAGAAATGTTAAATGATCTAGATTTTTCTTGTGAAGGCATAGATTTTTCTTGCCATCCAACACCAAGTCCTTCAATGGATAATGCTTCAGg GTCATCTCATGAATGCAATGATAATCATGCTACACCTGAGTTTTCAACTGTGGCTGAAGTACTGTGTGAGAAAGACATAAAAATACTAG GCCCTGATTGTTTGTCTGCAATGAAATCTGTCACAAAAAGCATAACAGTTATAAGCCCCG AGAAAAATCACCAGCAGTCTGTGGATAAGGAAATTGTACATAAAAAGTGA
- the LOC114183425 gene encoding fructose-1,6-bisphosphatase, chloroplastic: MVAMAAATASSQLIFSKPCSPSRLCPFQLCVFDTKSVLSSSSSRRKHVGGSGVRCMAVGEATTETKKRSGYELQTLTNWLLKQEQAGVIDAELTIVLSSISMACKQIASLVQRANISNLTGVQGAVNVQGEDQKKLDVVSNEVFSNCLRSSGRTGIIASEEEDVPVAVEESYSGNYIVVFDPLDGSSNIDAAVSTGSIFGIYSPNDECLADIGDDPTLGTTEERCIVNVCQPGSNLLAAGYCMYSSSIIFVITLGKGVFAFTLDPMYGEFVLTQENLQIPRAGKIYAFNEGNYQLWDDNLKKYIDDLKDPGPSGKPYSARYIGSLVGDFHRTLLYGGIYGYPRDKKSKNGKLRLLYECAPMSFIVEQAGGKGSDGHQRILDIQPVEIHQRVPLYIGSVEEVEKVEKYLA; the protein is encoded by the exons ATGGTTGCAATGGCAGCAGCAACAGCATCCTCCCAGTTGATTTTCTCAAAGCCTTGCTCCCCCTCACGTCTGTGCCCCTTCCAACTATGTGTCTTTGACACCAAATCAGTGCTATCAAGTTCAAGTAGCAGGAGAAAGCATGTGGGTGGGTCTGGAGTCAGATGCATGGCTGTGGGGGAAGCAACCACAGAAACGAAGAAAAGAAGTGGATACGAACTTCAAACACTCACTAACTGGTTGCTGAAGCAAGAGCAAGCTGGAGTGATTGATGCAGAACTCACTATTGTGCTGTCTAGTATTTCCATGGCATGCAAACAGATTGCTTCTTTGGTGCAAAGAGCTAACATTTCCAACCTCACTGGGGTTCAAGGAGCTGTGAATGTCCAAGGGGAAGACCAGAAAAAGCTTGATGTTGTTTCAAATGAG GTTTTCTCAAACTGCTTGAGGTCAAGTGGGAGGACAGGAATAATAGCATCAGAAGAAGAGGATGTGCCAGTGGCAGTTGAAGAGAGTTATTCTGGTAACTACATTGTAGTGTTTGACCCACTTGATGGATCATCTAATATTGATGCTGCAGTGTCAACTGGGTCCATTTTTGGAATATACAGCCCCAATGATGAATGTCTTGCTGACATTGGTGATGACCCCACA CTTGGCACAACAGAAGAAAGATGTATTGTGAACGTGTGTCAACCTGGAAGCAACCTTCTTGCAGCTGGTTACTGCATGTATTCTAGCTCAATAATCTTTGTTATCACACTTGGAAAAGGAGTGTTTGCGTTTACACTGGACCCTATGTATGGAGAATTCGTTTTGACTCAGGAAAACCTCCAGATACCACGAGCAGGCAAAATTTATGCTTTCAATGAAGGAAATTATCAGTTGTGGGATGacaatttaaagaaatatattgatgATCTCAAGGACCCTGGTCCTAGTGGGAAGCCTTATTCTGCAAGGTACATTGGTAGCTTGGTAGGAGACTTCCACAGGACACTACTGTACGGTGGCATTTACGGGTACCCCAGAGacaaaaaaagcaaaaatggGAAGCTCAGGCTTCTATATGAATGTGCTCCTATGAGCTTCATTGTAGAGCAGGCTGGTGGAAAAGGTTCAGATGGCCATCAGAGAATACTGGACATTCAACCAGTGGAG ATTCATCAACGTGTGCCACTATACATTGGGAGCGTAGAAGAGGTAGAGAAGGTGGAAAAGTACTTGGCTTAA
- the LOC114184352 gene encoding uncharacterized protein LOC114184352, translating to MPIFDKYDGTTNPNNHMRVFMHQMMFHAVSDPIWCRVFSTSLTGEALEWFFELPAGSNDSFATLKEDGESLRSYLDRYNRMSVKMKDLSDEIARHHFSYGLQPGVFADKISRKKPKTMEEMRERAPKFIQMEDMQEFRVKKREKEDAAVPKTAPRPNKPSTRPSERKAPRFTTYTPLAVPRARILQEAFSADSLPAARKKPPPPNADGSKHCQYHRAIGHTTEECHTLRSPSAKPGAEQKSRTKSRPSPVGEAPPVPSRTHRSPRRSRSRSRDKPLRGYINTISGGFAGGGSSSAARKRHVRALKSVHLVEKKVRSMPPITFTDEDFKAPDPDHDDPMVISIEVAEYGIGKVLVDQGSSVNILYWKTFRKMNLSEDLIVPYNEQIIGFSGERVDTRGYLDLRTRIGSRKDDREINKSPDNATPQG from the exons ATGCCGATATTTGACAAGTACGACGGCACGACGAATCCCAACAATCACATGCGGGTATTCATGCACCAGATGATGTTCCACGCAGTCAGTGATCCTATCTGGTGCCGTGTTTTCTCGACTTCTCTCACTGGGGAGGCGTTGGAGTGGTTTTTCGAACTGCCAGCCGGTAGTAATGATTCTTTTGCCACTCTGAAG GAAGATGGGGAATCGTTGAGGAGTTATCTTGATCGGTACAACCGGATGTCGGTCAAGATGAAGGATCTCAGCGACGAGATCGCCCGACATCATTTCTCGTATGGGCTCCAGCCGGGTGTTTTTGCGGACAAGATAAGCCGCAAAAAGCCGAAGACAATGGAGGAAATGAGGGAACGAGCGCCCAAGTTCATACAGATGGAAGATATGCAGGAATTTCGGgtgaagaagagggagaaggagGATGCCGCAGTCCCGAAGACCGCCCCTCGGCCGAACAAACCCTCGACCCGACCCAGCGAGAGAAAAGCACCTAGGTTCACGACGTATACTCCTTTGGCCGTCCCTCGGGCTAGGATCCTGCAAGAAGCCTTTAGTGCCGACTCACTTCCTGCGGCCAGGAAGAAGCCCCCACCCCCCAATGCCGATGGGAGCAAGCACTGCCAGTACCATCGGGCGATTGGCCACACCACCGAAGAGTGTCACACGCTTC GATCGCCCTCCGCGAAGCCCGGTGCGGAACAGAAGTCCCGCACGAAGAGCCGCCCCAGCCCGGTGGGAGAAGCCCCCCCAGTCCCGTCACGGACTCATCGAAGCCCAAGGAGGAGCCGCAGTCGGAGTCGGGATAAACCCTTGAGGGGTTATATCAATACTATCTCCGGAGGCTTCGCCGGAGGAGGATCAAGCTCAGCTGCTCGGAAGAGGCATGTTCGGGCACTAAAATCGGTTCATCTGGTGGAGAAGAAGGTCCGGTCGATGCCCCCCATCACGTTTACGGACGAGGACTTCAAGGCGCCCGACCCTGATCATGATGACCCGATGGTCATCTCAATCGAGGTGGCCGAGTACGGGATCGGGAAGGTGCTAGTAGACCAAGGAAGCTCCGTCAACATCTTGTACTGGAAGACTTTCCGGAAGATGAACCTCTCCGAGGACCTGATCGTCCCTTATAACGAGCAGATCATTGGATTCTCGGGTGAGCGAGTCGACACGAGGGGCTACCTGGATCTTCGTACCAGGATCGGCTCGCGGAAGGACGACCGAGAGATCAACAAATCGCCAGACAATGCTACGCCGCAGGGTTGA